The Deltaproteobacteria bacterium genome includes a region encoding these proteins:
- a CDS encoding type II toxin-antitoxin system RelE/ParE family toxin, which yields MNVEFLILPNGRCPVEEFLEELDDKSLAKVYRLIEILKKQGSLPFPHARKMTGLKGLWELRILSKGMAVRVFYVYWEKNRIVLVSGFIKKSQETPKREIDRAMQYLQESGVKP from the coding sequence ATGAATGTTGAGTTTCTGATATTGCCGAATGGACGTTGTCCTGTCGAAGAATTTCTTGAAGAGCTGGATGATAAATCTCTTGCGAAGGTTTACAGGCTCATTGAAATTCTCAAGAAGCAGGGGAGTTTGCCCTTTCCTCATGCAAGAAAAATGACGGGTTTGAAAGGTTTATGGGAATTGAGAATTTTATCGAAAGGAATGGCTGTCCGGGTGTTTTATGTTTATTGGGAGAAAAACAGGATTGTATTAGTTTCCGGCTTTATCAAGAAATCGCAGGAAACGCCAAAAAGAGAAATTGATAGAGCTA